The window TTTACTTCGCTTTTCAGGCTCATTCTCCTCTGAGTATAAAGCAGTTCGCTCCCGTAATGGGTCTCACCCTGCAATCTCTCCAGCATGGCGATTTTTTAAAACTTATATCCAATCTTTTCTTCCATTTTAACTTCACTCACCTTGGATATAATATGGTTTTTCTCCTGATTTTTGGTAGCAAATGTGAGGATATATTTGGCGGTCCAAAGTTCCTGTTTATTTACTTTACTACTGGAATATTCGCATCTCTATCAGTCTTCTTATATCCGGCAGGTAGTATTCTTGCAGGTGCCTCCGGAGCAATATTTGGAACTCTCGGTAGT of the archaeon BMS3Bbin15 genome contains:
- the gluP gene encoding rhomboid protease GluP; its protein translation is MRATLSLVITNILIYIYFAFQAHSPLSIKQFAPVMGLTLQSLQHGDFLKLISNLFFHFNFTHLGYNMVFLLIFGSKCEDIFGGPKFLFIYFTTGIFASLSVFLYPAGSILAGASGAIFGTLGSVLVAQRRIYPHGIGTSILYGVIFFIMAVSTGFMSHILGLIIGFIVGYILTYHEEGNS